The genomic interval GCGCCCAGTTCTGCACGACGAAGTAGCCGCCGTCGGTGCCCGTCACCACGGTGTTGCGGTTTTCCGCCCCATAGATCACCGGCACCGATTTCTGCGCCACCGGCGCCACCGCCTGCACGCCGGGCAGTTGCGCCCGCATCGCCTCGACGTCGCGGGCGTTGAAGGGCTTGGCGTCGGAGCTGGCGCGTCCGGGGCCGGCCTGTCCGGGCAGCACGAACAGCAGGTTGGTGCCGAGCTTGGCGAGGTCGGCGGTGATCCGGGCGGTGGTGCCGTTGCCGATGGTCACCATCCCGATGACGGCGCCGACGCCGATGATGATGCCGAGCACCGTGAGAAAGGAGCGCAGCGCGTTGCGGCGGATCGCCTGAAGCGCGAGCTTGACGGCTTCGACGAGCATCACGCAGCCCTTTCGCCGGGGGCGTCGCTGTCGATGCGGCCATCGACGAACCGGATGATGCGCCGTGCGTGGGCGGCCATGTCCGGCTCGTGCGTGACCATGATGACGGTGATGCCCTGTTCGTGGTTCAACCGCACCAGAAGGTTCATGATCTCCAGGCTCATCCGGCTGTCGAGATTGCCGGTCGGCTCGTCGGCCAGCAGGACGGCGGGGTCGGTGACGATGGCGCGGGCGATGGCGACGCGCTGTTGCTGGCCGCCGGACAGCTCGCCCGGCGTGTGGTCCTCGCGCCCGTCCAGCCCGACACGGGCCAGAACCTCCCGCGCAAGCCGGCGGCGGACGGTGACGGGAACGCCCCGGTAGACCAGAGGAAGCTCCACATTCTCCACGGCGCTGGTGCGGGCCAGCAGATTGAAGCCCTGGAAGACGAAGCCCAGGTAGCGGCGGCGGAGCAGGGCGCGCTGGCGGCGGTCCAGGCCGCCGACATCGACGCCCATGAAGCGGTAGGTGCCGGAGGTCGGGGTGTCGAGGCAGCCGAGAATGTTCATCGCCGTCGACTTGCCGGACCCCGACGGCCCCATGATCGCCACGAATTCCCCTCGGCCGATGCTCAGATCGACCGCGTTCAGCGCCGGGACGGCGGCGGGTCCTGTGCCGAAAATCTTGCTCACACCCTGGAACTCGATGAACGGCGGCTCGCCGTCTCTGGGCATGATGGCCTCCTCAACGGGGCGTGGCGGTGTCCACGATCACCGCCGCGCCTTCCGTCAGATCGCCCTGGAGAATCTCGGTCCTCCGACCGTCGCTTGCCCCGGTGACGACCGCCACCTCCACGGGCACACCGTCGCGCAGCGTCCACACCGTGCGCGACGGGCCGCTGGGATCTTGCGGGCTGGGAGGGCGGAACTGCGGCATGCCGGGCATCATCCGTTTCAGCAGGTCGCCTTTGCCCGCCGCCTCCGCCGGCGGCGTGAAGCGCAGGGCAGGGTTGGGTACGAGGAGCGCGCCCGCCACGTCCTGCACGCCGATCTCCGCCGTCGCGGTCATGCCCGGACGCAACAGCATGGCGCTGTTGTCTACGGTGAGTATCGCCTTGTAGGTCACGACGCCCTGCACCGTCTCCGGGGCGTAGCGCAGGTCGCGGATGACGGCGGGAAAATGGTGATCGGGGTGGGCGTCGACGGAGAAGCGGGCCGACTGTCCTTCCCGCACCTTGCCGACGTCGGCCTCGTCCACGTCCACCTGCACCTCCATCCGGCGCAGATCCTCGGCGATCGAGAACAGCACCGGCGCCTGAAGGGTGGCCGCCACGGTTTGGCCGGGATCGACGTTGCGCTTCAGGACGATGCCGTCGATGGGGGAAACGATGCCCGTCTTGTGCAGGTTCGATTCGTTCAGCGTCAGCTCCGCCTCGGCCACCCCCACATCGGCCCTGGCGTTTGCCAGCGCCGCCACGGCCCGGTCGTGGAGCGCCCTCGCCACGTCCAGGTTCTGAAGCGTGCCGGCGCGGGAGCGAACCAGGGACTGCTTGCGGTCGAGTTCGCGCGCGGTCTCGACGACGGTGACCTCCGCCTGGACGACCTTCGCCTTGGCGGCGGTCAGTTTGGCGCGGGAGCTGTCGACGCTGGCCTTGAACTTGTCGGTGTCCAGTTCCGCCAGCATCTGGCCGGCGGCGACCACGCTGTTGTAATCGACAAGAACCCGGCGCACGGTGCCGGACAGCTCGCTGGAGACCTCGATCTGGCTCGTCGGCTGGACGCTGCCGGTCGCGGTGACGATCACGTGCAGGTCGCCGCGGACCGTCGGTTCGGTCGCGTAGCGGGGGGTGTCGGCGGAGGAGCGAAGCAGGAGGTGGGCGGCCACGGCCAGCGGAGCGAGCAGAAGGATGGCGAGCAGCCATTTGCGTCCGATGCGCGCAGCGCCCGAGACGGTCCGGGGCGAACGGTCCAGCCCCAGAAGCGCATCGACCTC from Azospirillum sp. TSH58 carries:
- a CDS encoding ABC transporter ATP-binding protein, encoding MPRDGEPPFIEFQGVSKIFGTGPAAVPALNAVDLSIGRGEFVAIMGPSGSGKSTAMNILGCLDTPTSGTYRFMGVDVGGLDRRQRALLRRRYLGFVFQGFNLLARTSAVENVELPLVYRGVPVTVRRRLAREVLARVGLDGREDHTPGELSGGQQQRVAIARAIVTDPAVLLADEPTGNLDSRMSLEIMNLLVRLNHEQGITVIMVTHEPDMAAHARRIIRFVDGRIDSDAPGERAA
- a CDS encoding efflux RND transporter periplasmic adaptor subunit, with product MTELLPRKTAVEVDALLGLDRSPRTVSGAARIGRKWLLAILLLAPLAVAAHLLLRSSADTPRYATEPTVRGDLHVIVTATGSVQPTSQIEVSSELSGTVRRVLVDYNSVVAAGQMLAELDTDKFKASVDSSRAKLTAAKAKVVQAEVTVVETARELDRKQSLVRSRAGTLQNLDVARALHDRAVAALANARADVGVAEAELTLNESNLHKTGIVSPIDGIVLKRNVDPGQTVAATLQAPVLFSIAEDLRRMEVQVDVDEADVGKVREGQSARFSVDAHPDHHFPAVIRDLRYAPETVQGVVTYKAILTVDNSAMLLRPGMTATAEIGVQDVAGALLVPNPALRFTPPAEAAGKGDLLKRMMPGMPQFRPPSPQDPSGPSRTVWTLRDGVPVEVAVVTGASDGRRTEILQGDLTEGAAVIVDTATPR